CGTGCGGAACCGGTCGTGGGCGGGACCGGTGCTCATCTTGAGCGTCAGGAACACCGACCCGTCCCCGGTTCCGCCGGCCCGCCGCAGCGCCACCACCGTGGGATCGCCGAGCTCGCCGGTGTTCTCGCCCGCGCCCACCAGGGCGTCGAAGCGGCTGGCGTCTTCCTTGGTGAGGCTGCCCAGGCCGCTGTAGAGGTTCTTGACCCGCGGATCCTTGGACGCGATGGCCACCTTGAGATACTCCAGCTGCTCGGCCGTGGCGTGCTGCACCGCGTCGAAGATGAAGTCGGCATCGGCCGTGGTGTACCCGGAGGTGGCGATCTCGACGGTCCTGACCAGCCGTTGGCGGGGCGTGACGGTCTCGTCCAGGAGCATGAGCGCGCGCTGCTCGGTGTGCAGGGAGGTCTTGTCGGTGATCCACTGGGCGAGGTCCCCGCCGGCCAGATGCGCGTAGGAGGACTTGAACTGCTCCTTGAGGAGCTTGGGTTCCTCGCTCTGCAACCCGTCGAACAGCAAGGGCGCGTTGGTGCTCGTCCGTGGCGCGGCGGCGATCACCACGTTGTCGATCGGCCGGACCTTCCCGAAGGCCAGGATCGCCGCGATCTTGTAACCGAGATCCTCGGACAGGCCGATGCGGGTGGCGAAGATGGCGGCCGCGATCGAACTGTCCTGGCCGTTGGGCAACTTGTGGACCACCGGTCCGAACTGCGAGCCGTAGGCCGTCTTGAACTCCTCCTCGGCATTCGCGTCCTCGGACCCGAGCCGGCGGACGTCGCCGACCACGCGCAGCACGGTCGCCTCGTCGGCCATCGGCTGCTTGACCGCGATGTAGATCTTGTCGGCGACCCGCAGCCGCCCGTACTCCAGGTACGCGCACGCCCGCGTGGCGTCGTCCCACGACAGCTTGGCCTTCAGATCGTTGGTCAGGTCCCGCTGGTGGCTCGACGTGTACTCGTCCTTCACTTGTTGCTGGTGGCCCTTGACCAGCAGTAACTGTTCCAGGACGACGGGGACATTGGCGTTGTTCTTCAGGACGAGGTTCTCGTGCAGTTCGGCGACGGCTTTGCCGACCACGGAGGCGATCTCGCCCGGCGGGTAACGTTGAACGGCGGCGGCCGCACCGGCCGTCAACCGCTGCATGACGGACGGTCCGGCGCCGCCGGCGAGTCCGGCCCGGGCGGACAGTCGCGCCACCAGGGCCGTGGCGGCCGCGTTGCCGGCGTGCCGTTGGATGCCGAGGAGGCCGAAATCAGGGCCGCTCCTGACCGCCGGGCGGGCACGGAGCGGTGGCTCGATGGGGAGGGGGTCGGCGCGAGCACGTTCGTCCACCGCGGACTCCTCTCGCCCGAACCGGCGACGCCGGGGCCATCCCGCACCTCGCCCGTCGACCGTCCGACACGATCGGATCGCGTGGCCCCGGCGCGGTCCGTCGCCCAGCGCACACGATCCGGATCAGTGTCACGGCCCGCCCCCGCGGCCGGTAGGCACTTTCGGGCAACTCTTCGGGCACAGCTTCGGCCGTGCAACCGGACCGCCCCGGCGTCCCGTCCTGTGGCCATGAGAACTCTTCGGGTGTGGTGGGTGACCGGCGTGGCGACGTTTGTCGTCCTGGTGCTGACCGCCTGCGGCCAGGCGGTGGCCGGGGTGCCGCAGGCCGGTGACGAGGGCTGCGTCCCGGCGGCCGACGATCCCTCGGGTCCCACGACGCCCACCGAGGCACCGGTCATCACCGTGGACGACCGGGTCAGCTTCGGGGTCCCGAACAGTCATACCGCACCGCTGGGGCTGACCGTCTATGCCGACGGCACGGTGATTCGGGCCGAGGGCAACGGCTCTCACGCCGAACCGCTGGCGGAGCTGACGATCGGGCTGGTCGACCGCTGCCGGGTGCAGCAGACGGTCGACGCCCTGGTCGCGCTCGCCGACGCCGACTTCGGGATGCCCGGGATCACCGACCAAGCCGTCACGACGGTCACGGTCACGCGGCCCGGGTCCGACCCGGTGATCCTGTCCGCCTACGCGTTGGGCACCGGCGACGAGTACGTCGACGCCAGGCAGGCCGCGGCCCGGACCGAGCTGACCTCCACCCTGCGCGCCCTCGAGGCAGCCAGGTCGGCCGAGCAACCGTGGACGCCGAATCGGTTGCAGCTCACTCGGTACGAGTACGAGGTGTCCGGCCCGGTGCAGACCTGGCCGCTGGCTCGCTCCATCGCCGACGTCCTGCACCAGCGGACCTACGGGGACCTGTCGTGCGGCGTCGTGGACGGGGCCGACGCCGCCGCGATCGCCACCGCCTTGGGCGATCACCCCGCCTTGTCACGGTGGACCGACGGTCAGGACACGACGGCTCTGGCCATTGGCGTGCTGGTCCCGGGCCAATCGGCCTGCGGCGGCTGACGCCGACTGCCCGATGTCGCCCAGGTTCACTCGTCTTCGTACCGGAGGAAGAACCAGCGCTCGCCCTCGCGATTGATCAGGTCCTGATCCATCGGGACGTACTCGGCGTGGAAGTCGACGTCGTAGTCGTCCGGCACATCGATGGCCAGGTAGAACTCACACAGGCTGACGAGTTCGTTCTCCAGCTCACCTGGCGGCTTCTCGTAGAGGAACCGGCCGGTCACGCCAGTCTCTCCGATCAGGAGCGCGACACCGCGCAGTTCCTTGGTGGGTATCTGCCACATCGCTCGAATCATCGGAAGCTCGACCCTGTCGAGCAGCGCCGCACGACGGTCGATCTCGTCGCTGTCACTCATCACGGGTCCCTCGTCTGCTGGGTCCCGGGACCCAGCACCGCCCGGTGGTCCGGGCCGGGGCCGCATCATTGCACCGGAACGGGGTCCTTCGCCTCTGCTTTCCGGGCATCTGAGTCCCTAGTAGTACTTTGTTAAGTTGGGTACTGAGCGTGGCATGTGGGGCAGACTCCGATCCAGTACGCGAGGAACCGCTGGAGTCTGTCCAGCAGGGCGTAGAGGGTCAGGCCTGCCCAGATGCTTTTGGGTTGGTCATTCGGAGCCGGGTCAGGAACACGTGCGCGGCGGTGACCAGGGTGGCGTGGTGGTGCCAGCCGGTCCAGCTTCGGCCTTCGAAATGGTCAAGGCCCACACCGGTTTTCAGTTCGCGGTAGTCGTGCTCGATCCGCCAGCGGATCTTGGCCAGACGGACCATGGTGGAGATCGGGGTGTCGGCGGGCAGGCTGGCGAGCCAGTAGTCGGTGGGCTCGGGCGCGCCCGCCGGCCATTCCGCGATGAGCCACTGTTCGGGCAGGGTGCCGTCGTCTGCGCGGGGGATGTCTCGGTTGGCCGGTCGGATCCGTAGAGCGGTGAACTCCGACCGCATCGCGGCGGTGCGGTTGGTCGGACCGGTCCTGGTTCCGCGCCGCCAGGTGACTTTGCGGCGGGCGCTGCGGCCAGCAGCCATGATCAGGTCCTTGCAGTTGCTGGGCGGGTCCGGGTAGGACGGTCCGGGTGGCCGGCCCCGCCCGGGCGTGCGGGCAGGGGTGACCGGTACGGCGTCGGCGGGATGGGCGCTGGTGGTGCCCTTGATCGCGAGGACGTAGTCCAGGTCCCGCTCGGTCAGGGCAAGCCGGAACGCGGTGGTGTCCCCGTAGCCGGCGTCCGCGACCACCACCGGGGGGCGGTGGCCCAGGGCCAGCAGGTCGTCGATCATCTCCAGCGCGAGCTGCCACTTCGGGCGGTGGTGCTGGGTGTCCGGGATCTGGCATCGACGCCGCCGGCGCCGCACCTCGGCGGCTGACTCTTCGGTCGATGCGGACCTATCGTCCCAGCTCACGGGCATGAACAGGCGCCAGTCCAGGGGCGCGGACGCCTTGTCGGTGACCGCGTGCACGCTGACCGCGACCTGGCAGTTCCCGATCTTGCCCAGGGTCCCCGAGTACTGCCGGGCCACGCACGCCGACTCGGTGCCCTCCTTGGCCTGACCGGTGTCGTCGACCACCCACGCCTGCGGCTCGATGGCCTGGATCGCCAGCCGGGCCAGCGTCCTGCGCACGGGAACCACGTCCCACGGCGAGTTCGTGATGAACTGCTGCAACCGCTGGTGGTCCACTCCCAGCCGCGCCGCCATCGGCTGCATCGACTTGCGTCGACCGTCCAGCATCAGCCCCCGCAGATACACCCCGGCGGTGGCCCGCTGATCCGATCGCAACAACGACGAGAACACCTGCCCGGCAAAGGCGTCCAGTTCCTCACCCACAGCAGCGAAACCAGCAGCATCCACACCCCAATTCTCTCCGAAAACCGGTGCAGCACAACGTAGACACGCCGACCTAACAAAGTACTACTAGGACGCTCCTGAATTATCCGTATGTCGGCCCCTGTTGATCTTGTGGGTTCGGGATGATCTTGGTGTGCAGGGTCGGTCGCGGGATCAGCGTGAGTTGTTGGATGCCGAGTCGGTAGTCGGTGGGCTGCTCAAGCCGGGCAGCGTGTTCGCGTTTCTGGCCGCGCACCGTCGGGAGGTGTTCCCGGACGGCATGTTCGCGGATCTGTTTCCGTCGGGTCGGGGCCGCCCGTCAGTGCCGGCCGACGTGATGGCGTCGGTGATTGTGCTGCAGGCTCTGCACGGCCTGTCCGACGCGGACACGGTGGACTCGGTGACGTTCGATCTGCGGTGGAAGGCAGCGTGCGGGTTACCGGTGACCGCTGCGGCGTTCCATGCCACGACATTGACGTACTGGCGGCGTCGGCTGGCCGCTTCGCAGTCGCCGAACCGGATCTTCGACGCGGTCCGCCAGGTCGTGGACCAGACCGGGGTGCTGGCTGGAAAGAGCAGGCGAGCGTTGGATTCCACGATCCTGGACGACGCGGTCGCCACCCAGGACACGGTCACCCAGTTGATCGCGGCGATCCGCCGGGTCCGCCGCGAGGTACCCGGCGCCGCCGAGGTCGTCGGCGAGCACTGCTCGGCTCACGACTATGACGACCCGGGCAAACCGGCGATCGCCTGGAACGATCAGCAGGCCCGCGAGGCCCTTGTCGATGCGCTGGTCACCGACGCGCATCGGGTGCTGGGACACCTGCCCGACCAGGAGCTCGGACCGAAGGCGGCGGACGCGGTCGCCCTCTTGGCGTTGGTCGCCGGGCAGGACGTGGAACCGGTCGAGGGCTCGGACGGCACCGACGGACGGTGGCGGATCGCGCAGCGGGTCGCCCCGGACCGGGTGATCTCCACCGTGGACCCGGAGGCGCGGCACGCCCACAAGACCGTCCACCGGCGGCAGGACGGGTTCAAGGCACACATCGCGGTCGAACCCGACACCGGTCTGGTCACCGCCTGCGCGGTGACCATGGCCAGCGGACGCGGCAACAGCGACGCCGAGGTTGGACCCACCTTGCTGGCACAGGAGACCGAAAAGCTGCACGTGCTGGCCGATTCGGCGTACGGATCGGGATCCGCGCGGGCCGAACTGGACCATGCCGGGCACATCGCGTTGATCAAGCCGTTCCCGCTGCGGTCGGCCGTGCCGGGCGGGTTCACCCTGGACGACTTCACCGTCGACCCCGAGGCCAGGACGGCCACCTGCCCGAACGGGGTGACCCGGTCGATCACCGCGCAATGGTCCGTCACCTTCGGAGCGGCTTGCCGCGGCTGCCCGCTCCGGGCCCAATGCACGACCAGCGACGCCGGTCGATCGCTGAAGCTGACCGAGTACGAAAGCCTGCTCAGGGCGGCCCGTCGACAAGCGGAAACCGAGGACTTCCAACAGGTCTACCGACGGCACCGGCCGATGGTCGAACGATCGATCTCCTGGCTGGTCCGCGGCAACCGCAAAGTCCGCTACCGCGGCGTCGCCAAGAACGACCACTGGTGGCACCACCGCGCCGCTGCGATCAACCTCAGGCGAATGCTCACCCTCGGGCTGACGCGGGTGAGCGGGACGTGGACCATTGCACCGGCCTGACCGGCCGGCACGAGACCTCACCGGGCCGTGAGCAACGGCCCGTCCCTCCGATCAGTCAGGAGAATCATCCAGGGCCGGGCGACGACTCAGGACCACCCCTGACAGCCCGATCACGCGCGAACGCTCCCACTGTCCCAAAGCGAACTCCCGAACCCACAAGTGACCGCTATTCAGGAGCGTCCTAGCCTCGATCTTTCTTCCGGTGGTCGGGCGGCCTCGTAGCCGTTCCTCATGATCATTTTTGTCCTCCTCTGTTGATCATGGGTTGGCTGCTGAACCCGTGGTCGCCTGGGTGGGCGCCGGGTTCCACTGCCCGGTTCGGGTCCTTGGTCGGAGATGGTGGTCGGGTCGGTGGGTCAGGTCAGTTGCGGCAGGTTCCGCAGCCGGGCCAGGCCGTGCAGGAGGAGGTCGCGGTGGGGTGCGTGCGCGGACAGGCGGAGCCAGGTACGGCGGGCTTTGCGGCCGATCCGGGCGGCGACGCTGAACAGTCGGTGCCGCAGCTTCTTGGGCTCCCAGGTCCGCGCCGGGGTGCCGGTGAAGGCGAGCATCTGCATCCATGCGGTCAGTTCGGTGGCCAGTTGCACGACCGCGATCCACACTTGATTCTGGGCAAAGTCGTTGAGGGGCAGGTTGTTCAGGCCGGTGTCCTTCGAGTTGCGGATCCGGTCCTCGCAGCGGGCGCGGCGCCGATGCCGCAGTTCCAGATCCGCGAGCTGTCCGCCTTTGGTGTTCGTGGCGAACGCGGTGAGCCGGTTGCCGTTCGAGTCGGTGAACTTCAGCTGGGCACCGGGATGGGGTCGTTCGGCGCGGACGATGACCCGCATGTCCTTGGGCCAGCCCTTGAGCTTGAGGACCCCGGTCAGTTCGGCCACCCAGGCCCCGTCCCGGGGCTCCTGGTCGGCGTTGTACGCGGGTGTCCACGCCGCCTCCGGCAGGGCGTCGACCTTGGCGGTGATGTCGGTGGTCAGGGTGAACCCGACCGAGTACTGGACCCGTTGCCGGGCCATCCAGTCCACGAACTCGTGGGTTCCGCCGGCCCCGTCGGTGCGGACCAGCACACCGCGGCCGGGCCGTCGGTCCGCCGTGGTGCAGGGCAGTTGCGCGAGCGCGGCCTTGACCACGCTGATGTGGTCGGCTGCGGTGTTGGAGCCGGCGTTGCCCGGCCTCAGCAGCATCGCCAGGGGTTCACCGGTGCCGTCCGGGCCGTGGTCGGCCCACGCGCCGATCGGGTGGAACCCGAAGCCCTTCTTGAATGTTGCTGCTGCCAGCTGCTTTTCGGAGTGCGCGGTGACCAGGGTGGCGTCCACGTCGACGACCAGCGGCGCCTTCGCCGACCGGTCATGGTTCGGTGCGGCGGGTCCGGCCAGCTTCCACGCCCGGGCGCGGGCTGCCGCCCGCGCGGTGTCGATCGCCTTCAGCGCTGCCGTCGCGTCCGAGGCGAGGGTGTCGATCAGCCGGGACACAGTCGGGTCGGACGCCACATGACCGAACACGGCGGGCTCGGCCCGCAGTTGGGCGATGTCGGCCAGGCAGTCACCGCCGATCGCCAGCGAGATCGCCAGGTCGAGCAGGATCTTGCCCGGGTCGTGCACCGCCATCGGCTTGCGCCACGGCCTCAACGCCGCCGACAACCCACGACCCAAACCGACCCTGTCCGCGGCCAAGGCCAGCAGCACCGACCCGCCGTGGGACACCACCCGCTTGCCGGTGGCATCGACTCGGAGCGACGGGTACAGCCCGGTAGACTTCCGCATCGGAAAGGTGCTCCTGGTTCTGGTTCGATTGGTCCCTCAGCAAGACCTATCTTCCCAGGTCAGAGCACCTTTCCTCATGATCAACACTCTGCCGATCAGAATTACGATGAAAGCGGCAGGCTAGGTTCACATCGGGCCGCAACCGTCGGGTTCTGCCTGCCGGCCGCGTGGGGGGACGGTCCTGCAGGCCACCACCGAGGAGAGGGGCTTTCATGACCGAGAGCACAGTCCAGTACGCCGCCCGGTTCGACGTCGACTACCCGGAGAAGCTGGACCGGGTCACCAGCGCATTTCGGTTCCTGTGGATCATCCCGATCGCGATCGTGGTGAGCGTGCTCTCGGGCACGGCCGTCTCGACCACCACCGTCGTCACCGCGACCGGCGAGGT
This genomic window from Nakamurella multipartita DSM 44233 contains:
- a CDS encoding IS1182-like element ISNml3 family transposase — protein: MQGRSRDQRELLDAESVVGGLLKPGSVFAFLAAHRREVFPDGMFADLFPSGRGRPSVPADVMASVIVLQALHGLSDADTVDSVTFDLRWKAACGLPVTAAAFHATTLTYWRRRLAASQSPNRIFDAVRQVVDQTGVLAGKSRRALDSTILDDAVATQDTVTQLIAAIRRVRREVPGAAEVVGEHCSAHDYDDPGKPAIAWNDQQAREALVDALVTDAHRVLGHLPDQELGPKAADAVALLALVAGQDVEPVEGSDGTDGRWRIAQRVAPDRVISTVDPEARHAHKTVHRRQDGFKAHIAVEPDTGLVTACAVTMASGRGNSDAEVGPTLLAQETEKLHVLADSAYGSGSARAELDHAGHIALIKPFPLRSAVPGGFTLDDFTVDPEARTATCPNGVTRSITAQWSVTFGAACRGCPLRAQCTTSDAGRSLKLTEYESLLRAARRQAETEDFQQVYRRHRPMVERSISWLVRGNRKVRYRGVAKNDHWWHHRAAAINLRRMLTLGLTRVSGTWTIAPA
- a CDS encoding IS701 family transposase, with the protein product MDAAGFAAVGEELDAFAGQVFSSLLRSDQRATAGVYLRGLMLDGRRKSMQPMAARLGVDHQRLQQFITNSPWDVVPVRRTLARLAIQAIEPQAWVVDDTGQAKEGTESACVARQYSGTLGKIGNCQVAVSVHAVTDKASAPLDWRLFMPVSWDDRSASTEESAAEVRRRRRRCQIPDTQHHRPKWQLALEMIDDLLALGHRPPVVVADAGYGDTTAFRLALTERDLDYVLAIKGTTSAHPADAVPVTPARTPGRGRPPGPSYPDPPSNCKDLIMAAGRSARRKVTWRRGTRTGPTNRTAAMRSEFTALRIRPANRDIPRADDGTLPEQWLIAEWPAGAPEPTDYWLASLPADTPISTMVRLAKIRWRIEHDYRELKTGVGLDHFEGRSWTGWHHHATLVTAAHVFLTRLRMTNPKASGQA
- a CDS encoding IS1380-like element ISNml2 family transposase; protein product: MRKSTGLYPSLRVDATGKRVVSHGGSVLLALAADRVGLGRGLSAALRPWRKPMAVHDPGKILLDLAISLAIGGDCLADIAQLRAEPAVFGHVASDPTVSRLIDTLASDATAALKAIDTARAAARARAWKLAGPAAPNHDRSAKAPLVVDVDATLVTAHSEKQLAAATFKKGFGFHPIGAWADHGPDGTGEPLAMLLRPGNAGSNTAADHISVVKAALAQLPCTTADRRPGRGVLVRTDGAGGTHEFVDWMARQRVQYSVGFTLTTDITAKVDALPEAAWTPAYNADQEPRDGAWVAELTGVLKLKGWPKDMRVIVRAERPHPGAQLKFTDSNGNRLTAFATNTKGGQLADLELRHRRRARCEDRIRNSKDTGLNNLPLNDFAQNQVWIAVVQLATELTAWMQMLAFTGTPARTWEPKKLRHRLFSVAARIGRKARRTWLRLSAHAPHRDLLLHGLARLRNLPQLT